A genomic window from Candidatus Kouleothrix ribensis includes:
- a CDS encoding UvrD-helicase domain-containing protein yields MSDDLLGNLNQAQQRAVQSLEGPVLVLAGPGSGKTRVLTHRIAYLIGQAGIDPYTIMAVTFTNKAAREMKERLDRLLGTGRAAALTVGTFHSICARFLRRDIVHLGRERDFAIYDADDQQRLMKRVLKDENLDEKKHPPRAIHAAISHAKNEYIDAEEYGRLGRTYYDEVVTRCFKRYQQLLRESNALDFDDLLVETVRLFEQHPQVLERYQDRYIYLLADEYQDTNRVQYLLLKQLAAKRRNIFVVGDEDQSVYAFRGADVRNIRMFESDYPEAQVVLLEQNYRSTQAILHVAQAVIQGGEKRKHAKRIWTENEPGTLVQIQEGYDQDEEAQSTAAEIARLIAGGEYHHSDIAIMYRTNAQSRALEEALIARGLRYQIVGGTRFYERKEIKDALAYLRLAHNPNDSVSFGRVLNWPGRGIGERTEDELNRWANSLAVPNYVALQLLAEEETEKGARRQGDENRGDLFSASPGLPASTPLFNPRTKATLLGFLGLLDELIAQREQGDLAALMDCVFGRVGFHEALLREYGEQEGADRWNNVQELRNAATNYINLPRENQLPVFLEEVALVADIDQVKEDRDTITCITLHQAKGLEYPVVFIVGLEEGLLPHSRSLDDKDALEEERRLFYVGATRAKQRLYLLYAFRRATFGRTSTAQPSRFLADIPKTLVKLPPRRTYTPSQQTTMFSGRSGLGGAAMPVRARAATPARSSVGAGAGGPPAGGARTVAFFAGQKVRHATFGEGVVVSSKLVENDEEVTVAFTGKGVKRLLASFAKLEKAE; encoded by the coding sequence ATGTCCGACGATTTGCTGGGCAACCTGAACCAGGCGCAGCAGCGCGCAGTGCAATCGCTCGAAGGCCCGGTGCTAGTGCTGGCCGGCCCTGGCTCGGGCAAGACGCGCGTGCTGACGCACAGGATCGCATACCTGATCGGCCAGGCCGGCATCGACCCGTATACGATCATGGCGGTGACCTTCACAAACAAAGCTGCGCGCGAGATGAAAGAGCGGCTCGACAGGCTGTTAGGCACCGGCCGCGCGGCCGCGCTGACGGTCGGCACCTTTCACAGCATCTGCGCGCGCTTCCTGCGGCGCGATATTGTACACCTCGGCCGTGAGCGCGACTTTGCGATCTACGACGCGGACGACCAGCAGCGCCTGATGAAGCGCGTGCTGAAAGACGAAAACCTCGATGAGAAGAAGCACCCGCCGCGGGCCATCCACGCCGCGATCTCGCACGCCAAGAACGAGTATATCGACGCCGAGGAGTACGGCCGGCTGGGCCGCACCTATTACGACGAAGTCGTAACACGCTGCTTCAAGCGCTACCAGCAGCTGCTGCGCGAGTCGAACGCGCTCGACTTCGACGACCTGCTGGTTGAGACGGTGCGGCTGTTCGAGCAGCACCCGCAGGTGCTCGAGCGCTACCAGGATCGCTACATCTACCTGCTGGCCGACGAGTATCAGGACACCAACCGCGTACAATACCTGCTGCTGAAGCAGCTGGCCGCCAAGCGCCGCAATATCTTTGTGGTCGGCGACGAAGATCAAAGCGTGTATGCCTTCCGCGGCGCCGACGTGCGCAACATCCGCATGTTCGAAAGCGACTACCCCGAGGCGCAGGTGGTGCTGCTCGAGCAGAACTACCGCAGCACCCAGGCGATCTTGCATGTGGCCCAGGCGGTGATCCAGGGTGGCGAGAAGCGCAAGCACGCCAAGCGGATCTGGACGGAGAACGAGCCGGGCACGCTGGTGCAGATCCAGGAGGGCTACGATCAGGATGAAGAGGCCCAGTCGACTGCGGCGGAGATCGCGCGGCTGATCGCCGGCGGCGAATACCACCACAGCGATATCGCGATCATGTACCGCACCAACGCGCAGTCGCGCGCATTGGAAGAGGCGCTGATCGCCCGTGGGCTGCGCTACCAGATCGTCGGCGGCACGCGCTTCTACGAGCGCAAAGAGATCAAGGACGCGCTGGCCTACCTGCGGCTGGCGCATAACCCGAACGACAGCGTCAGCTTCGGCCGGGTGCTGAACTGGCCGGGCCGCGGTATCGGCGAGCGCACCGAGGACGAGCTGAATCGCTGGGCCAACAGCCTGGCCGTGCCGAACTATGTCGCGCTGCAGCTGCTGGCCGAGGAAGAAACAGAAAAGGGGGCAAGGAGACAAGGAGACGAAAATCGCGGCGACCTCTTCTCCGCGTCTCCGGGCCTCCCTGCCTCGACGCCTCTATTCAACCCACGCACCAAGGCCACGCTGCTCGGCTTCCTGGGCCTGCTCGACGAGCTGATCGCCCAGCGCGAGCAGGGCGACCTGGCGGCGCTGATGGATTGCGTGTTTGGGCGGGTTGGCTTCCACGAGGCGCTGCTGCGCGAGTATGGCGAGCAAGAGGGTGCCGATCGCTGGAACAACGTGCAAGAGCTGCGCAACGCCGCCACGAACTATATCAACCTGCCGCGCGAAAACCAGCTGCCGGTGTTTCTCGAAGAGGTGGCGCTGGTGGCCGATATCGACCAGGTGAAAGAAGACCGCGACACGATCACCTGCATCACGCTGCACCAGGCCAAGGGGCTCGAGTACCCGGTGGTGTTTATCGTGGGGCTGGAAGAGGGCCTGCTGCCACACTCGCGCTCGCTCGACGACAAAGACGCGCTGGAAGAGGAGCGCCGGCTGTTCTACGTGGGCGCGACGCGCGCCAAGCAGCGGCTATACCTGCTCTACGCATTCCGGCGCGCCACGTTTGGCCGCACCAGCACGGCCCAGCCCTCGCGCTTCCTGGCCGATATTCCCAAGACACTCGTGAAGCTGCCGCCCCGGCGCACGTATACGCCCAGCCAGCAGACGACCATGTTCTCGGGGCGCAGCGGGCTGGGCGGGGCGGCTATGCCCGTGCGCGCGCGGGCCGCCACGCCGGCGCGATCGAGCGTTGGCGCCGGGGCGGGCGGCCCACCGGCCGGCGGGGCGCGCACAGTAGCGTTTTTCGCCGGGCAGAAGGTGCGCCACGCCACCTTCGGCGAGGGCGTGGTGGTCAGCTCGAAGCTAGTCGAGAACGACGAAGAGGTGACCGTCGCGTTCACCGGCAAGGGCGTCAAGCGCCTGCTGGCCAGCTTCGCCAAGCTTGAGAAAGCCGAGTAG
- the rsmI gene encoding 16S rRNA (cytidine(1402)-2'-O)-methyltransferase, which produces MLYLVATPIGNLGDITLRALEVLRQVDLVASEDTRKTGVLLRHFDIHKPQLAFHEHNEQQAGARIIAMLKHGQSVALVTDAGTPGISDPGFTLVRRAIDEQLDVTMAPGPTGLVMALVLSGLPVHSFTFRGFAPRKRGPRRRFLEVDLHAPHTLIFYESTYRIGAFLEDALEVFGDRQAAVANDLTKLFERVERGTLSALRATELVTKPKGEYIVVIAGIDRKARAGASDDDEQEGD; this is translated from the coding sequence ATGCTCTACCTTGTCGCCACGCCGATCGGCAACCTGGGCGATATAACACTGCGCGCGCTCGAGGTGCTGCGCCAGGTCGACCTGGTTGCCAGCGAAGATACGCGCAAGACCGGCGTGCTGCTCAGGCATTTCGATATTCATAAGCCGCAGCTGGCCTTTCACGAGCACAACGAGCAGCAGGCCGGCGCGCGGATCATCGCGATGCTCAAGCACGGCCAGTCGGTGGCGCTGGTCACCGACGCCGGCACGCCCGGCATCTCCGACCCTGGCTTTACGCTGGTGCGCCGCGCGATCGACGAACAACTTGACGTAACCATGGCGCCTGGCCCAACCGGGCTAGTCATGGCGCTGGTGCTCTCGGGGCTGCCGGTGCATAGCTTCACCTTCCGCGGCTTCGCGCCGCGCAAGCGCGGGCCGCGCCGGCGCTTCCTCGAGGTCGACCTGCATGCGCCGCACACGCTGATCTTTTACGAGAGCACCTACCGGATCGGCGCGTTCCTCGAGGACGCGCTTGAGGTCTTTGGCGATCGGCAGGCGGCAGTGGCCAACGACCTGACCAAGCTGTTTGAGCGAGTCGAGCGCGGCACACTCTCGGCGCTACGTGCGACCGAGCTGGTGACCAAGCCCAAGGGCGAGTATATTGTGGTGATCGCCGGGATCGACCGCAAGGCGCGCGCAGGCGCCAGCGACGATGACGAGCAGGAGGGCGACTAA
- a CDS encoding queuine tRNA-ribosyltransferase family protein, whose amino-acid sequence MTTTQATCLALPHGELTLPAFLPDATVGVVRAVDADDLRAAGVQALVMNVFHLMQKPGSSTIAALGGLHAMAGWPGPIVTDSGGFQAYSLIRQNPRFGTLSDQGIRFTPEGADRPFQLTPEKSVQLQLAYGADIVVCLDDCTHVDDPIDEQQQSVARTIKWARRCKDEFERLLAERGRRRDRQHMRRPLLFAVVQGGGVPELRHACAEALLAIGFDGYGYGGWPIDAKGQLLHDTLAYTRALIPPEFPMHALGVGQPANVAACAALGYTIFDSAMPTRDARNGRLYTFTSDPRSPGFALSGSWYSYLYVEDKKHIKAAGPASPFCDCLACARYSLGYLHHLQKIGDTLYYRLATIHNLRFMAQLIERLG is encoded by the coding sequence ATGACGACGACACAAGCGACATGCCTGGCTCTGCCGCACGGCGAGCTAACGCTGCCGGCGTTTCTGCCCGACGCGACCGTCGGCGTGGTGCGTGCGGTCGATGCCGACGACTTGCGCGCGGCCGGCGTGCAGGCGCTGGTAATGAATGTGTTCCACCTGATGCAGAAGCCCGGCAGCTCGACGATCGCGGCGTTGGGTGGCCTCCACGCGATGGCCGGCTGGCCGGGGCCGATCGTGACTGACTCGGGCGGCTTCCAGGCCTACTCGCTCATCCGCCAGAACCCACGCTTTGGCACACTCAGCGACCAGGGCATCCGCTTTACGCCCGAGGGCGCCGACCGGCCGTTCCAGCTGACGCCCGAGAAGAGCGTGCAGCTCCAGCTGGCCTACGGCGCCGATATTGTCGTGTGCCTCGACGACTGCACCCACGTCGATGATCCCATCGATGAGCAGCAGCAGTCGGTGGCGCGCACGATCAAGTGGGCGCGCCGCTGCAAAGATGAGTTCGAGCGGCTGCTGGCCGAGCGCGGTCGCCGGCGCGATCGGCAGCACATGCGCCGGCCGCTGCTGTTCGCGGTGGTGCAGGGCGGCGGCGTGCCCGAGCTGCGCCACGCCTGCGCCGAGGCGCTGCTGGCGATCGGCTTCGACGGCTATGGCTATGGCGGCTGGCCGATCGACGCCAAAGGCCAGCTGCTGCACGACACCCTGGCCTACACCCGCGCGCTCATCCCGCCCGAGTTCCCCATGCACGCGCTGGGCGTGGGCCAGCCGGCCAATGTAGCTGCCTGCGCCGCACTGGGCTACACGATCTTCGACAGCGCCATGCCCACGCGCGACGCGCGCAACGGCCGGCTGTACACCTTTACGAGCGACCCGCGCAGCCCTGGGTTTGCGCTGAGCGGCAGCTGGTACAGCTACCTGTATGTCGAAGACAAGAAGCATATCAAAGCCGCCGGGCCGGCCTCGCCGTTCTGCGACTGCCTGGCCTGCGCCAGGTACTCACTGGGCTACCTGCACCACCTGCAGAAGATCGGCGACACGCTGTACTACCGGCTTGCGACGATCCATAACCTGCGGTTTATGGCCCAGCTGATCGAGCGGCTAGGCTGA
- a CDS encoding 16S rRNA methyltransferase — translation MSRIHPEQIDDLIASVCASAKYQAISPELIGAVGRRELAARKSLKQAIKATKNKLHQVAGAYFDIPPEYAAWLELLAAHTAPGERALPRPSDAGSIEAASGSELTIPHAQFRAACLAIMGHHASTRERLPILERFYRTLFAALPPAHSVLDVACGLNPLAIGWMPLAADAAYYACDLYADMAEFLNGFFRLAGVRGQAVQCDLLSGPPPVRVDVALVLKALPPLEQLDKHAGRDLLRALDARRIVVSFPTHSLGGRARGMATHYDARFRALAEAEGWPVERFEFNGELAFVVTKRSAD, via the coding sequence ATGTCGCGAATACACCCCGAGCAAATCGACGATCTGATCGCCAGCGTGTGCGCCAGCGCCAAGTACCAGGCGATCAGCCCCGAGCTGATCGGCGCGGTTGGGCGGCGCGAGCTGGCCGCGCGGAAGAGCCTGAAGCAGGCGATCAAGGCCACCAAAAACAAGCTGCACCAGGTCGCCGGCGCCTACTTCGACATACCGCCTGAATACGCGGCCTGGCTGGAGCTGCTGGCCGCGCACACGGCGCCGGGCGAGCGAGCGCTTCCCAGACCCAGCGACGCCGGGTCGATTGAGGCCGCCAGCGGTTCAGAACTGACGATACCGCATGCCCAGTTTCGCGCGGCTTGCCTGGCGATTATGGGCCACCACGCCTCGACGCGCGAGCGCCTGCCGATCCTCGAACGCTTCTACCGCACACTGTTCGCGGCGCTGCCGCCGGCCCACTCGGTGCTGGATGTGGCATGCGGGCTGAACCCACTGGCGATCGGCTGGATGCCCCTGGCCGCCGACGCAGCCTACTACGCATGTGATCTGTACGCCGACATGGCTGAGTTTCTCAACGGGTTCTTCCGGCTGGCCGGGGTGCGCGGCCAGGCAGTTCAGTGCGACCTGCTGAGCGGGCCACCGCCGGTGCGCGTGGATGTGGCGCTGGTGCTGAAGGCGCTGCCGCCACTCGAACAGCTCGACAAACACGCCGGGCGCGACCTGCTGCGTGCGCTCGATGCACGCCGGATCGTGGTGTCGTTCCCGACGCACAGCCTGGGCGGGCGCGCCAGGGGCATGGCCACGCACTACGACGCGCGCTTTCGGGCGCTGGCCGAGGCCGAGGGCTGGCCGGTTGAGCGCTTCGAGTTCAATGGCGAGCTGGCGTTTGTGGTGACAAAACGATCTGCGGATTAA
- a CDS encoding site-2 protease family protein has translation MEIERYQWDERGTLTLHGHLNDRADAIYRTMRSRLEQLGFTPFLTRAAGDDELVAVPGVVDRRQPRVWLPVVLFAITIGTVLLTGALNEGADILRNPASLLLGLPFAATLLAILFTHEMGHYLMGRLRKAPVSLPYFIPMPPMISFTGTMGAVIVQREPMEDRRTILEVGIAGPLAGLALAIPLLLYGLAISAIGPPPGPSYVQEGNSLLYAAAKWLIFGRWLPGGGVDVQLSPVAWGAWIGLLITMLNLLPIGQLDGGHVAYALLGRRAHYLAYALIGMCVLLGVFVSSTWLFWALLAFLIGPRHPAPLNDISQLGAGHIALAVFGLVMFVLLFMPDPLRLVGP, from the coding sequence ATGGAGATCGAGCGCTACCAGTGGGACGAGCGCGGCACGCTGACGTTGCACGGCCACCTGAACGACCGCGCCGACGCGATCTACCGCACCATGCGCAGCCGGCTCGAGCAGCTGGGCTTTACGCCATTCCTCACGCGCGCTGCCGGCGACGACGAGCTGGTGGCGGTGCCGGGCGTGGTCGATCGCCGCCAGCCACGCGTGTGGCTGCCAGTCGTGCTGTTCGCCATCACTATCGGTACGGTGCTGCTGACCGGCGCGCTGAACGAGGGTGCCGACATACTGCGCAACCCGGCCAGCCTGCTGCTCGGGCTGCCGTTCGCGGCCACGCTGCTGGCGATCCTGTTCACCCACGAGATGGGCCACTACCTGATGGGCCGGCTGCGCAAGGCGCCGGTGAGCCTGCCCTACTTCATTCCTATGCCACCGATGATCAGCTTCACCGGCACCATGGGCGCGGTGATCGTGCAGCGCGAGCCGATGGAGGATCGCCGGACGATCCTCGAGGTGGGCATCGCCGGGCCGCTGGCCGGGCTGGCCCTGGCGATCCCGCTGCTGCTATATGGGCTGGCGATCTCGGCAATCGGGCCGCCGCCGGGGCCAAGCTATGTGCAAGAGGGCAATTCGCTGCTGTACGCTGCCGCGAAATGGCTGATCTTCGGCCGCTGGCTGCCCGGCGGCGGCGTCGATGTGCAGCTCAGCCCGGTGGCCTGGGGCGCCTGGATCGGCCTGCTGATCACCATGCTCAACCTGCTGCCGATCGGCCAGCTCGACGGCGGGCACGTGGCCTATGCGCTGCTGGGCAGGCGCGCGCACTACCTGGCCTACGCGCTGATCGGTATGTGCGTGCTACTGGGTGTGTTCGTGTCGAGCACCTGGCTGTTCTGGGCACTGCTGGCATTTCTGATCGGCCCGCGCCACCCCGCGCCGCTGAACGATATCTCGCAGCTGGGAGCCGGCCATATCGCGCTGGCGGTGTTCGGGCTGGTGATGTTTGTGCTGCTGTTCATGCCCGATCCGCTCAGGCTGGTTGGGCCGTGA